CCGTCCGGATCGATCAGGAAACGGCCGCGCACGTCCACTCCGGCGTTTTCATCGTAGACCCCGTAAGCCTCTCCCACTTTGCCCCCGCCGTCCGAAAGCATGGGGAAGGGCACGGTTCCGGCGGTGATCATCTTGGAAAGCTCCTGATCCACCCACATCTTGTGCACGAAGATGCTGTCCGTGCTCATGGAGAACACCTGCACGCCAAGGGCTTCGAATTCGTCGTTCTTCTCGGCGACCGCCGAGATTTCCGTCGCTCAGACAAAGGTGAAGTCGCCCGGATAGAAGCAAAGCACCACCCATTTCCCGAGATGATCGGAGAGTTTCGCCGTGGTGAGCTTGCCGAGATGATAGGCTGGAGCCACGAAATCAGGCGCTTTTTGTC
This sequence is a window from Paucidesulfovibrio longus DSM 6739. Protein-coding genes within it:
- the prxU gene encoding thioredoxin-dependent peroxiredoxin (Most members of this family contain a selenocysteine.), with translation MTNEAAAGCSRPASGPTSAKTEATNTNSTVNDAPKGGRPMIRIGQKAPDFVAPAYHLGKLTTAKLSDHLGKWVVLCFYPGDFTFVUATEISAVAEKNDEFEALGVQVFSMSTDSIFVHKMWVDQELSKMITAGTVPFPMLSDGGGKVGEAYGVYDENAGVDVRGRFLIDPDGVIQGFEVLAPPVGRNVSETLRQIQAFQLVRNTNGGEVAPSGWRPGKQTLKPGVDLVGKVWEKWKVSMAFE